A region from the Triticum urartu cultivar G1812 chromosome 1, Tu2.1, whole genome shotgun sequence genome encodes:
- the LOC125529102 gene encoding F-box protein At2g26160-like isoform X1, whose amino-acid sequence MFDALPPRRGMLPFRDSLLMAAEKKPHLQPPALSWSSIPLELAGLVLSLLPAHADRARFAAVCPQWRAAARQQQRLHPPLPLIALPDGTFYSLPYPTPFRFPGCGFAGYQSACGSWLVFPRDDGCFLVDPFSRETVTLPPLSSVRLRPPNAVAKWSYEHGTKLADPYLTWMHIKDSDELHISKLVLCSTNLVVALVGIGYTSQILMCQPGALSWSVRAYDRCKGFEDMSFYQGKLYALTKEENLLVVNISEDHSTGDPQVSRIGQVIKGDPWYSIAFTNNAMLCKKLYLVESCGAMLMVRRTIFCRVPHDGGAVAGPSAFEVFKADFEHSGWVKVSTVGADQVLFLGRRCSRSLPFSRYGVPGDHILFLDDDEENRTEYGYAEENTSYGTYAMGSGRYRSVHPDISWKRGDEMRLAAWLFPHD is encoded by the exons ATGTTCGACGCATTGCCTCctcgccggggaatgcttccgttccGTGATTCTC TGTTGATGGCGGCGGAGAAGAAGCCCCACCTGCAGCCACCGGCGCTGTCGTGGTCGTCCATCCCGCTGGAGCTGGCCGGCCTGGTGCTCAGCCTGCTCCCGGCGCATGCGGACCGCGCCCGCTTCGCCGCGGTGTGCCCGCAGTGGCGTGCCGCCGCGAGGCAGCAGCAGCGGCTGCACCCGCCGCTGCCGCTGATCGCGCTCCCCGACGGCACCTTCTACAGCCTCCCCTACCCCACGCCCTTCCGCTTCCCCGGCTGCGGCTTCGCCGGGTACCAGAGCGCCTGCGGCAGCTGGCTCGTCTTCCCCCGCGACGACGGCTGCTTCCTGGTCGACCCCTTCTCCAGGGAAACGGtgacgctccctcctctctccagCGTCCGGCTCCGGCCTCCGAACGCAGTCGCTAAATGGTCGTATGAGCATGGGACAAAACTGGCCGACCCTTACCTCACATGGATGCATATCAAGGACTCGGACGAGCTGCACATCAGTAAGCTAGTCCTGTGCTCGACGAATCTAGTTGTTGCCCTGGTCGGCATTGGGTACACCAGCCAGATTCTGATGTGCCAGCCAGGGGCCTTGTCGTGGTCAGTACGCGCGTACGATCGGTGCAAGGGGTTTGAAGACATGTCATTCTACCAGGGCAAGCTCTACGCCCTCACCAAAGAAGAGAACCTTCTTGTGGTGAACATCAGCGAGGACCATAGCACCGGGGATCCACAGGTTTCTCGGATTGGACAAGTCATCAAGGGTGATCCATGGTATTCAATTGCGTTCACCAACAACGCTATGCTCTGCAAGAAGCTCTACCTGGTTGAATCCTGTGGGGCAATGCTGATGGTACGCAGGACGATTTTCTGCCGGGTTCCTCATGACGGTGGAGCTGTTGCTGGACCAAGCGCGTTTGAGGTTTTCAAGGCTGACTTTGAGCATTCAGGATGGGTCAAGGTGTCGACGGTGGGGGCTGACCAGGTGTTGTTTCTAGGGCGAAGGTGCTCCAGGTCATTGCCCTTCTCTCGGTATGGGGTCCCGGGTGATCACATCTTGTttttggatgatgatgaggaAAATCGTACGGAGTATGGCTATGCCGAGGAGAACACTTCTTACGGCACCTATGCCATGGGATCCGGCAGGTACCGTTCTGTTCATCCAGACATTTCCTGGAAGCGTGGCGATGAAATGCGTCTGGCAGCATGGCTCTTCCCTCATGATTGA
- the LOC125529102 gene encoding F-box protein At2g26160-like isoform X2, whose protein sequence is MAAEKKPHLQPPALSWSSIPLELAGLVLSLLPAHADRARFAAVCPQWRAAARQQQRLHPPLPLIALPDGTFYSLPYPTPFRFPGCGFAGYQSACGSWLVFPRDDGCFLVDPFSRETVTLPPLSSVRLRPPNAVAKWSYEHGTKLADPYLTWMHIKDSDELHISKLVLCSTNLVVALVGIGYTSQILMCQPGALSWSVRAYDRCKGFEDMSFYQGKLYALTKEENLLVVNISEDHSTGDPQVSRIGQVIKGDPWYSIAFTNNAMLCKKLYLVESCGAMLMVRRTIFCRVPHDGGAVAGPSAFEVFKADFEHSGWVKVSTVGADQVLFLGRRCSRSLPFSRYGVPGDHILFLDDDEENRTEYGYAEENTSYGTYAMGSGRYRSVHPDISWKRGDEMRLAAWLFPHD, encoded by the coding sequence ATGGCGGCGGAGAAGAAGCCCCACCTGCAGCCACCGGCGCTGTCGTGGTCGTCCATCCCGCTGGAGCTGGCCGGCCTGGTGCTCAGCCTGCTCCCGGCGCATGCGGACCGCGCCCGCTTCGCCGCGGTGTGCCCGCAGTGGCGTGCCGCCGCGAGGCAGCAGCAGCGGCTGCACCCGCCGCTGCCGCTGATCGCGCTCCCCGACGGCACCTTCTACAGCCTCCCCTACCCCACGCCCTTCCGCTTCCCCGGCTGCGGCTTCGCCGGGTACCAGAGCGCCTGCGGCAGCTGGCTCGTCTTCCCCCGCGACGACGGCTGCTTCCTGGTCGACCCCTTCTCCAGGGAAACGGtgacgctccctcctctctccagCGTCCGGCTCCGGCCTCCGAACGCAGTCGCTAAATGGTCGTATGAGCATGGGACAAAACTGGCCGACCCTTACCTCACATGGATGCATATCAAGGACTCGGACGAGCTGCACATCAGTAAGCTAGTCCTGTGCTCGACGAATCTAGTTGTTGCCCTGGTCGGCATTGGGTACACCAGCCAGATTCTGATGTGCCAGCCAGGGGCCTTGTCGTGGTCAGTACGCGCGTACGATCGGTGCAAGGGGTTTGAAGACATGTCATTCTACCAGGGCAAGCTCTACGCCCTCACCAAAGAAGAGAACCTTCTTGTGGTGAACATCAGCGAGGACCATAGCACCGGGGATCCACAGGTTTCTCGGATTGGACAAGTCATCAAGGGTGATCCATGGTATTCAATTGCGTTCACCAACAACGCTATGCTCTGCAAGAAGCTCTACCTGGTTGAATCCTGTGGGGCAATGCTGATGGTACGCAGGACGATTTTCTGCCGGGTTCCTCATGACGGTGGAGCTGTTGCTGGACCAAGCGCGTTTGAGGTTTTCAAGGCTGACTTTGAGCATTCAGGATGGGTCAAGGTGTCGACGGTGGGGGCTGACCAGGTGTTGTTTCTAGGGCGAAGGTGCTCCAGGTCATTGCCCTTCTCTCGGTATGGGGTCCCGGGTGATCACATCTTGTttttggatgatgatgaggaAAATCGTACGGAGTATGGCTATGCCGAGGAGAACACTTCTTACGGCACCTATGCCATGGGATCCGGCAGGTACCGTTCTGTTCATCCAGACATTTCCTGGAAGCGTGGCGATGAAATGCGTCTGGCAGCATGGCTCTTCCCTCATGATTGA